A single Trachemys scripta elegans isolate TJP31775 chromosome 20, CAS_Tse_1.0, whole genome shotgun sequence DNA region contains:
- the LOC117868307 gene encoding zinc finger and SCAN domain-containing protein 29-like, which translates to MAGYHSKRSPAWTTAELLDLLSIGGEEAVQSQLCWGYRNWDTYGQISRGLCEKGCDQDTLQCREKTKELRKAHHKTREANCHSSASPTTCRFYKELDAILGGYPTSIAKIPVDTSEGTEAAERGHNPEDEVIDEEVELDEDVQLPAGLLGGAGGQELFSTPVVSSQSQQLLFIEEAAGDETI; encoded by the exons atggcggGTTATCACAGCAAACGCTCTCCCGCTTGGaccactgcagagctgctggatctgctcagtatagggggagaggaggctgtgcagtcccagctgtgctggggCTATAGGAATTGGGATACCTACGGGCAgatttctcgaggcttgtgcgaaaagggctGTGATCAGGATACGCTGCAGTGCAGAGAGAAGACAAAGGAGCTGAGGAAGGCGCACCATAAGACCAGGGAGGCAAACTGTCACTCAAGTGCTTCACCTACGACCTGCCGATTCTATAAGGAACTGGATGCTATCCTCGGTGGCTACCCCACCTCCATCGCCAAGATCCCCGTGGATACTTCAGAGGGCACGGAGGCAGCGGAAAGAGGACATAACCCAGAGGATGAagttattgatgaagaggtggagttagatgaGGATGTGCAGCTCCCAGCGGGGTTGCTCGGTGGGGCAGGCGGCCAGGAACTGTTCTCCACTCCAGtagtgtctagccagtctcagcaatTGCTCTTCATTGAAGAAGCAGCAGGAGATGAGACcatctg A